The nucleotide sequence ATGAGCTCCTATAAATACGTCAACTTTGCCTGGGATGATGCCGCGGCTGCGGCCCTCGATCCGGTCGGCCGCCTCGTCTACCGCTCCAACCTGCTCGGCGGCGACCAGCGCATCACCAACACCGGCGGCGGCAACACGTCGTCCAAGATCACCGAGAAGGACCCGCTCAGCGGCCAGCCCACCGAGGTCCTCTGGGTCAAGGGCTCCGGCGGCGACCTCCGCACCAGCACCCGCGAGAACTTCTCCTCCCTCTACCAGCAGAAGCTGCTCGATCTCCAGAAACTCTACGGCTCTCGCGCCGACAAGGGCCTCAAGTCGCAGGCCGAGGACGACATGGTCGGCATGTTCTCGCACGCCACGTTCAACCTGAACCCGCGCGCCTCCTCGATCGACACCACGCTGCACTCCTTCCTGCCCGGCAAGCATGTCGACCATATGCACCCCAACGCGGTGATCGCCATCGCGGCCTCGCAGAACTGCGAAAAGCTAACCCAGGAAATCTTCGGCGGACAGATGGCCTATGTGAAATGGATGCGCCCGGGCTTCGAGCTCGGCCTCGCCATGCAGGCGATCGCGCAAAAGAACCCGTCCACCAAGGCCATCATGATGGGCCAGCACGGCTTCATCTCGTGGGCCGACGACGACAAGGCCTGCTACACCTGGACCCTCGACTGCATCGAGAAGGCCTCCGTCTACATCGAGACGAAATACGCCGCAAAGGGCGGCGACGCCACGGCCTTCGGCGGGCAGAAATACGCCACCCTCGACGAGGCCAAGCGCCGCGCGACGTTCTCGGCCATTCTCCCCTGGCTCCGCGGCCAGGTCTCCAAGGAGAAGCGTTTCATCGGCACCGTCCAGGACGACGCTAAGATCCTGCGCTTCGTGAATTCGAAGGATGCCGCCCGCCTCGCCGAACTCGGCACCTCCTGTCCCGACCACTTCCTGCGCACCAAGATCAAGCCGCTCTACGTCGACTGGAACCCGCAGGCCGAGGACACCGCGGCCCTCAAGGCCAAGCTCGCCGCCGGCCTCGCTGCCTACCGCCAGGACTACGCCGCCTATTACGCGAAGTGCAAACACGCCAACTCCCCGGCGATGCGCGACCCGAACCCGACCGTCGTGCTCATCCCCGGTCTCGGCATGATCGCCTGGGGCAAGGACAAGTCCGAGAGCCGCGTCACCGCCGAGTTCTACAACTGCGCCGTCGAGGTCATGCGCGGCGCCGAAGCCATCGACCAGTATATCGCCCTCCCGCAGCAGGAGGCGTTCGACATCGAGTACTGGCTGCTCGAGGAGGCGAAGCTCAAGCGCATGCCCGCCGAGAAGGAACTCGCCCGCCAGGTCATCGTCGTGATCGGCGCCGGCTCCGGCATCGGCAAGGAAACCGCCCACCGCCTCGTCAAGGAAGGCGCGCACATCGTCTGCGTCGACCTCAACGCCGAGGCCGCCGCTGCCACCGCCAAGGAGATCGAGGCCAAGTACGGCGTCGGCATCGGCGTCGCCGGCACCGGCCTCTCGGCCTGCGGTCCGGCCCTCGGCCTAGCCGCCAACATCACCGACCGGGCCAGCATCCGGAAGATGCTCGACGAGGTGGCGCTGGCCTACGGCGGCTTCGATTCTATCTGCGTGACCGCCGGCATCTT is from Lacunisphaera limnophila and encodes:
- a CDS encoding bifunctional rhamnulose-1-phosphate aldolase/short-chain dehydrogenase is translated as MSSYKYVNFAWDDAAAAALDPVGRLVYRSNLLGGDQRITNTGGGNTSSKITEKDPLSGQPTEVLWVKGSGGDLRTSTRENFSSLYQQKLLDLQKLYGSRADKGLKSQAEDDMVGMFSHATFNLNPRASSIDTTLHSFLPGKHVDHMHPNAVIAIAASQNCEKLTQEIFGGQMAYVKWMRPGFELGLAMQAIAQKNPSTKAIMMGQHGFISWADDDKACYTWTLDCIEKASVYIETKYAAKGGDATAFGGQKYATLDEAKRRATFSAILPWLRGQVSKEKRFIGTVQDDAKILRFVNSKDAARLAELGTSCPDHFLRTKIKPLYVDWNPQAEDTAALKAKLAAGLAAYRQDYAAYYAKCKHANSPAMRDPNPTVVLIPGLGMIAWGKDKSESRVTAEFYNCAVEVMRGAEAIDQYIALPQQEAFDIEYWLLEEAKLKRMPAEKELARQVIVVIGAGSGIGKETAHRLVKEGAHIVCVDLNAEAAAATAKEIEAKYGVGIGVAGTGLSACGPALGLAANITDRASIRKMLDEVALAYGGFDSICVTAGIFVPSDTSGHIPDDKWALTFAINVTGSYLVGDEASKTWKEQGLKGQLVLTTSANAAVAKKGSVAYDVSKAAGNHLVRELAIELAPLVRVNGVAPATVVQGSAMFPRDRVIGSLAKYNIPYTDDEATDSLVKKLAQFYADRTLTKAPITPADQAEAYFLLVSQRLSKTTGQIITVDGGLHEAFLR